One Chanodichthys erythropterus isolate Z2021 chromosome 22, ASM2448905v1, whole genome shotgun sequence DNA window includes the following coding sequences:
- the fam219aa gene encoding protein FAM219A isoform X3 — protein MMEEIDRFQVPPVNPEMKLLDPAATSSLEAETGTREPESVAINYKPSPLQVKIEKQRELARKGSVKNGPVGSPVSQQPKKNNVMARTRLVVPNKGYSSLDQSPDEKPLVALDTDSDDDFDMSRYSSSGYSSAEVRCLRDQQINQDLNIQLLKDGYRLDEIPDDEDLDLIPPKSVNPTCMCCQATSSTACQIQ, from the exons ATGATGGAAGAAATTGATCGATTTCAAGTGCCACCAGTGAATCCAGAGATGAAGCTGCTG GATCCTGCAGCAACGTCCAGTTTAGAGGCTGAAACAGGAACGAGAGAACCAGAGTCAGTCGCTATCAACTACAAGCCCTCCCCGCTGCAAGTGAAGATAG AGAAACAACGAGAACTCGCGAGGAAAGGCTCGGTGAAGAATGGACCTGTGGGTAGTCCAGTCAGTCAGCAACCCAAGAAAAATAATGTTATGGCCAGAACAAG GTTGGTTGTACCTAATAAAGGCTATTCCTCCTTAGACCAGAGTCCAGATGAGAAGCCGCTTGTAGCACTGGACACTGACAG TGACGACGACTTTGATATGTCCAGATACTCATCGTCTGGATATTCCTCAGCCGAGGTGAGATGTCTGAGGGACCAG CAAATAAACCAAGACTTAAACATCCAGCTCCTGAAGGATGGCTACCGATTGGACGAAATCCCAGATGATGAAGACCTGGACCTCATCCCCCCCAAATCAGTCAACCCTACCTGCATGTGCTGCCAAGCCACTTCCTCCACAGCCTGTCAAATTCAGTAA
- the fam219aa gene encoding protein FAM219A isoform X4, whose product MMEEIDRFQVPPVNPEMKLLDPAATSSLEAETGTREPESVAINYKPSPLQVKIEKQRELARKGSVKNGPVGSPVSQQPKKNNVMARTRLVVPNKGYSSLDQSPDEKPLVALDTDSDDDFDMSRYSSSGYSSAEQINQDLNIQLLKDGYRLDEIPDDEDLDLIPPKSVNPTCMCCQATSSTACQIQSR is encoded by the exons ATGATGGAAGAAATTGATCGATTTCAAGTGCCACCAGTGAATCCAGAGATGAAGCTGCTG GATCCTGCAGCAACGTCCAGTTTAGAGGCTGAAACAGGAACGAGAGAACCAGAGTCAGTCGCTATCAACTACAAGCCCTCCCCGCTGCAAGTGAAGATAG AGAAACAACGAGAACTCGCGAGGAAAGGCTCGGTGAAGAATGGACCTGTGGGTAGTCCAGTCAGTCAGCAACCCAAGAAAAATAATGTTATGGCCAGAACAAG GTTGGTTGTACCTAATAAAGGCTATTCCTCCTTAGACCAGAGTCCAGATGAGAAGCCGCTTGTAGCACTGGACACTGACAG TGACGACGACTTTGATATGTCCAGATACTCATCGTCTGGATATTCCTCAGCCGAG CAAATAAACCAAGACTTAAACATCCAGCTCCTGAAGGATGGCTACCGATTGGACGAAATCCCAGATGATGAAGACCTGGACCTCATCCCCCCCAAATCAGTCAACCCTACCTGCATGTGCTGCCAAGCCACTTCCTCCACAGCCTGTCAAATTCA
- the fam219aa gene encoding protein FAM219A isoform X5: MMEEIDRFQVPPVNPEMKLLDPAATSSLEAETGTREPESVAINYKPSPLQVKIEKQRELARKGSVKNGPVGSPVSQQPKKNNVMARTRLVVPNKGYSSLDQSPDEKPLVALDTDSDDDFDMSRYSSSGYSSAEQINQDLNIQLLKDGYRLDEIPDDEDLDLIPPKSVNPTCMCCQATSSTACQIQ; this comes from the exons ATGATGGAAGAAATTGATCGATTTCAAGTGCCACCAGTGAATCCAGAGATGAAGCTGCTG GATCCTGCAGCAACGTCCAGTTTAGAGGCTGAAACAGGAACGAGAGAACCAGAGTCAGTCGCTATCAACTACAAGCCCTCCCCGCTGCAAGTGAAGATAG AGAAACAACGAGAACTCGCGAGGAAAGGCTCGGTGAAGAATGGACCTGTGGGTAGTCCAGTCAGTCAGCAACCCAAGAAAAATAATGTTATGGCCAGAACAAG GTTGGTTGTACCTAATAAAGGCTATTCCTCCTTAGACCAGAGTCCAGATGAGAAGCCGCTTGTAGCACTGGACACTGACAG TGACGACGACTTTGATATGTCCAGATACTCATCGTCTGGATATTCCTCAGCCGAG CAAATAAACCAAGACTTAAACATCCAGCTCCTGAAGGATGGCTACCGATTGGACGAAATCCCAGATGATGAAGACCTGGACCTCATCCCCCCCAAATCAGTCAACCCTACCTGCATGTGCTGCCAAGCCACTTCCTCCACAGCCTGTCAAATTCAGTAA
- the fam219aa gene encoding protein FAM219A isoform X2 — protein MMEEIDRFQVPPVNPEMKLLDPAATSSLEAETGTREPESVAINYKPSPLQVKIEKQRELARKGSVKNGPVGSPVSQQPKKNNVMARTRLVVPNKGYSSLDQSPDEKPLVALDTDSDDDFDMSRYSSSGYSSAEVRCLRDQQINQDLNIQLLKDGYRLDEIPDDEDLDLIPPKSVNPTCMCCQATSSTACQIQSR, from the exons ATGATGGAAGAAATTGATCGATTTCAAGTGCCACCAGTGAATCCAGAGATGAAGCTGCTG GATCCTGCAGCAACGTCCAGTTTAGAGGCTGAAACAGGAACGAGAGAACCAGAGTCAGTCGCTATCAACTACAAGCCCTCCCCGCTGCAAGTGAAGATAG AGAAACAACGAGAACTCGCGAGGAAAGGCTCGGTGAAGAATGGACCTGTGGGTAGTCCAGTCAGTCAGCAACCCAAGAAAAATAATGTTATGGCCAGAACAAG GTTGGTTGTACCTAATAAAGGCTATTCCTCCTTAGACCAGAGTCCAGATGAGAAGCCGCTTGTAGCACTGGACACTGACAG TGACGACGACTTTGATATGTCCAGATACTCATCGTCTGGATATTCCTCAGCCGAGGTGAGATGTCTGAGGGACCAG CAAATAAACCAAGACTTAAACATCCAGCTCCTGAAGGATGGCTACCGATTGGACGAAATCCCAGATGATGAAGACCTGGACCTCATCCCCCCCAAATCAGTCAACCCTACCTGCATGTGCTGCCAAGCCACTTCCTCCACAGCCTGTCAAATTCA